DNA sequence from the Sinorhizobium alkalisoli genome:
TCCAGTGTCACGATCGGCGGAATGCCCAGCTCGCGCCCGAACGGATCGTGGCAGGATGCGCAGGTGGCGGCTATCCGGGAACCCTCATTGATATCCTCCGCGGCCGAATTTCCAGAGAAAAGGAGCAGCATTGTTCCGGCTGCGATCTTCGTCGCAAGCGAGACGATATTGGCCAAGATCCCCCCTCCTGTCAGGTGACCACTAAGTCGTGAAACAGCGAATAGGTGGCGCCGCCGTCCTCCTCCCAGGAAAATTCGAGCCGGCCGCTTTCCGTCGCTCGCAGATGGAACTCGAAGAATGGATTGGCTGAAACTGCCTCGTGCAGATCGACGCGGAAGACCTCGGCGCCCCCATAGCGACAGACGAAGCGGTTGATGATTTTGCGCGGGATCGTCGCGCCGGTGTCGTCGGCGCGGAGCCCAGTCTCCATCTGGTGCTGGATGATGGCCTTGATCGTAAAGACCTCGTTTCTCGCCACCGAGCCCGGAACCATCACGCGGGGTATGGGGATGCTCACACGGACCTCCTTGCGTATCGTCACTCGCATCCATTGGTGGCGACCGCCACCCAGGTCTTTGCCATCAGCAGGCTGCCGTCACTCATCTCGGCAAGTGCCACGATATGTTGGGGCGCGGCAAGCCGAATGCGGGTCGAGACGCGCGGGAGACTGCGCCCCGGAGCGAAATGGAACTGCACCACTTCTACGAGCGGATTTTTCGGAGCGAAGACGCGAACGGATTTGACGTGATCGTTGTCTGTCATCGGGCTCTCGACCGAGATGCCCACGGGGACCGTGTAGCCGGTCGAGAATTCCGCAGGCATCGCCAAATGAACGCGATCTGATGGCGTCGCCTTTCGCCCGGTCCATTCCTCGATGAAGCTTTCGGCCTCGTCAGCGGCTCGCGTGCGTTTCAGGCCGGGAGCCAGTACGCAGGCGAACGTTCCGATCACCCCGGTCAGCACACGGCGGCGCGTCAAACTCATGGTCCCGTCTCCGGCGCCCGTTACAGCGCCGCACGTCTCATCAAACGCGCAAAGGACGCC
Encoded proteins:
- a CDS encoding c-type cytochrome, which codes for MANIVSLATKIAAGTMLLLFSGNSAAEDINEGSRIAATCASCHDPFGRELGIPPIVTLDEQTIVKRMLAYRTSEGPSHVMHAIALSLSDDEVAAVARHLAAKANAGRKP
- the soxZ gene encoding thiosulfate oxidation carrier complex protein SoxZ, whose protein sequence is MVPGSVARNEVFTIKAIIQHQMETGLRADDTGATIPRKIINRFVCRYGGAEVFRVDLHEAVSANPFFEFHLRATESGRLEFSWEEDGGATYSLFHDLVVT
- a CDS encoding thiosulfate oxidation carrier protein SoxY translates to MSLTRRRVLTGVIGTFACVLAPGLKRTRAADEAESFIEEWTGRKATPSDRVHLAMPAEFSTGYTVPVGISVESPMTDNDHVKSVRVFAPKNPLVEVVQFHFAPGRSLPRVSTRIRLAAPQHIVALAEMSDGSLLMAKTWVAVATNGCE